A genomic stretch from Theobroma cacao cultivar B97-61/B2 chromosome 4, Criollo_cocoa_genome_V2, whole genome shotgun sequence includes:
- the LOC18603790 gene encoding uncharacterized protein LOC18603790, which translates to MASWKKTITSQFKKACTFFNQQPRDKKSQRGTYFVGAGHENRVMDLHGEVQACAYEDVQVMWSILDKSKSTACHINS; encoded by the exons ATGGCTTCTTGGAAGAAAACCATCACATCCCAGTTCAAAAAAGCCTGCACTTTCTTCAATCAGCAACCACGGGATAAGAAGTCACAAAGAG gTACTTATTTTGTGGGTGCAGGGCATGAAAACCGTGTTATGGATCTACATGGGGAGGTGCAGGCATGTGCTTATGAGGATGTCCAAGTCATGTGGTCGATTCTCGACAAGTCCAAGTCCACAGCCTGCCACATCAATtcctga